A single genomic interval of Aphidius gifuensis isolate YNYX2018 linkage group LG6, ASM1490517v1, whole genome shotgun sequence harbors:
- the LOC122859638 gene encoding endoribonuclease Dicer-like yields the protein MAEIKPRPYQVELCQRALDSNSIVYLPTGAGKTFIAVLMIKKLNKDARKLNNNAGKKTIFIVNTVPLVVQQANYINKHSGLKCQGYSSENTKDTWQEKHWIKQFQINQVLVFTAQIFFDILARSYITLSQINLIIFDECHHAVKSHPMREIMKLFETCPKHQQPKVVGLTATLLNSNVENEKINSFVHDLEITFNAKVITVDTSNINVINEKNITETYVEFDNFSTNAVNLIDNDINNMMAVVRRELNRKKISSSRQFSLKSSRVFQAKPGNKKLINLFEDIDDCIKSMGLFAGHQAVISQMANIYAMKKNSCDESYKKLLQVLINELRKLNNKITSIINKFKFIKPDYVLGSSGDTIKNFTGSKNICRQNKEVLNNFRNGEINCLVATDVVDEGVDIPNCSLIVRYDAPQDYRSYIQSKGRARHKSSQVTFLVDKNDSKLYETYTLWKEIEQSLSDVSGDPDARADPLPEDIIKKLYATEVKPYIATSVEGKKSILTDVASLSLVSRYCNTLIIESEDQSCLPTYKLHPVIVDGKEYFYVSLKLPESSRLQDTIKGDLMSSVLLAKRSAAMKACITLHKIGELNDTLLPVKQKAINKSYAWNHENNNSSKVVNIINNIQVHSTIYPESLWSAYPVPYCNNYLHILEIESIDTNLNDNYLIKNKIGYAILTNKKFPVLPSFPIDIKDHEFMVNVKIFMMFDKEHLENSFLVVPVDSSWKINWNIIDEYKLGDKKFDNLNGLSCSKFFNDYILLLRNMQLPIILERISDILIADDLRRKIILETGLGQLEVAKWPPVKLSSSINYSSVIINENATKLEKHNARKNSDSNKFKQNIFKCMINSDYHGLRGKLSLSNKDIIIAKLNKSGYSVREELTPPILNALNIKFDKRIGPSPVDIMCALTTMQANSLFNLERIETLGDAFLKYITTIYLFEKYNNDNEGVLSIYKSKIVGNQKLLLCGEKKGIPGRMKFFVINTNDNFVIPSFCVPKKLKQLIFDNNITMNILNEIKIPKEEQIYGKMTLKTEKLHVNKITNGTVKLNPYEKTGLENLMGKKIAKDKCIADCVEALIGTYLQTMGLEGAKKLIQWFEIIDHNEIIENIISGRSPNSRINNGDPIDHLKSLNFIENVVGYKFNDCVYLLQALTHSSSTSHNITMDYQRLEFIGDAIIDFLITLYIFDHCDDLSSGDMTDLRSALVNNIMFACLTVKYGLHLGILHDSSIIQEAIDEFYNFQANKSFNIDYNLLSINYQHDNIHIGEHINVPKILSDIFESIIGAIYLDCGKNLNIVWEILYGLMKNEICKFKKNIPVPSVRFINEKPLLNPQYTYLEKLDNDIYMIRLEMTIDEEQMYFNGFGVTNAFAKSAAAKLAMDYIIKNNINTAKPIIIPKNFAIGAGISSFQTEGAWNIDDKGESNYDRLLANDTQNGKVACDFYHKYKEDIQIAKDIGLNHFKMSLSWTRILPTGSIDNISQAGLHFYHDVIDEIRANGMEPIVTIYHWDHPVVFDGFKSWLDERMINHFADYARVVFKNFGSKVKFWTTINEPMIYCTYIISNPDDDRFKCVYTMLMAHARVYHMYDKEFRAVQSGEIGIVDACMGYIPVDSQNQECQSIGFDRDCGLVNTSDYLGLNYYTAYLCQLIPNPLPTANGFFNIDEFLNETWEQEDDSFIFTVPEGLRLLLNKIKKEYNNPLVYILENGCPNNQGLNDVRKINYLYLHMKEVILAREVDGCKVEKYMVWSLLDSYEWLGGYKHKFGLVKVDFNSVNLTRTPRLSAKWLKKVIRDRELVEYHDGMEL from the exons ATGGCTGAGATTAAACCAAGACCTTATCAAGTTGAACTCTGTCAACGAGCACTTGACAGTAATTCAATAGTTTATTTACCAACTGGAGCTGGAAAAACATTTATTGCTgtattgatgattaaaaaattaaacaaagatGCTCGTAAACTTAACAATAATgcaggaaaaaaaacaatatttattgttaatacaGTTCCATTGGTCGTTCAACAGGctaattacataaataaacattctGGCTTAAAATGTCAAGGTTACAGTAGTGAAAACACTAAAGATACTTGGCAAGAAAAACATTGGataaaacaatttcaaattaatcaa gtaCTAGTTTTCACAgctcaaatattttttgatatcctTGCTCGTAGTTACATCACACTGAGTCAAATAAACCTGATAATATTTGACGAGTGTCATCATGCAGTTAAATCTCATCCAATGCGTGAAATAATGAAGTTATTTGAGACATGCCCAAAGCATCAACAGCCAAAAGTAGTTGGTTTAACAGCAACCCTACTAAATTcaaatgttgaaaatgaaaaaataaattcatttgttcATGATTTAGAAATAACATTTAATGCAAAAGTAATAACAGTTGACACGAGTAATATAAAtgttatcaatgaaaaaaatattactgaaACATATgttgaatttgataatttctCCACCAATGCAGtgaatttaattgacaatgaTATTAACAACATGATGGCAGTTGTTCGACGagaattaaatagaaaaaaaatatcatcaagtcGTCAGTTTAGCTTAAAATCAAGCAGAGTGTTTCAAGCAAAGccaggaaataaaaaattaataaatctctTTGAAGATATTGATGATTGTATTAAAAGCATGGGACTATTTGCTGGCCATCAAGCAGTCATTTCACAAATGGcaaatatatatgcaatgaaaaaaaattcatgtgatGAATCATACAAAAAATTGCTACAAGTATTGATCAATGAATTGAGAAAacttaacaataaaattacatcaataataaata aatttaaatttataaaaccagATTATGTTCTTGGTTCATCTGgtgatacaataaaaaatttcactggttctaaaaatatatgtcgTCAAAATAAAgaagtattaaataattttcgtaATGGTGAAATAAATTGTCTAGTTGCAactgatgttgttgatgaaggTGTTGATATACCAAATTGTTCATTGATTGTACGTTATGATGCACCACAAGATTATCGTTCGTATATTCAAAGTAAAGGACGTGCAAGACATAAATCAAGTCAGGTAACAtttttagttgataaaaatgattcaaaattatatgaaacatATACACTGTGGAAAGAAATTGAACAATCATTGAGTGATGTTAGTGGTGATCCAGATGCACGTGCTGATCCATTGCCAGaggatattattaaaaaattatatgcaaCTGAAGTTAAGCCATATATTGCAACAAGTGTTGAaggtaaaaaatcaatattaactGATGTGGCATCATTGTCATTGGTTTCTAGATATTGCAATACATTGATTATTGAATCAGAAGATCAATCATGCTTGCCAACTTATAAGCTACACCCTGTTATTGTCGATGGTAAAGAATACTTTTATGTGTCATTAAAATTACCAGAATCATCAAGGCTACAAGACACTATCAAAGGTGACCTGATGTCATCAGTACTTTTGGCAAAACGTTCAGCAGCAATGAAAGCATGTATTACTTTACATAAAATTGGCGAGTTGAATGACACACTTTTACCTGTAAAACAAAAAGCTATTAATAAAAGCTATGCATGGaaccatgaaaataataattcaagtaaagTGGTGAATATCATAAACAACATACAAGTTCATTCAACAATTTATCCAGAATCACTCTGGTCAGCTTATCCAGTAccatattgtaataattatttacatattctAGAGATTGAATCAATCGACACAAAtctaaatgataattatttgataaaaaacaaaattggatatgcaattttaacaaataaaaagtttcCAGTTTTACCATCGTTTCCAATTGATATTAAAGACCATGAATTTATGgttaatgttaaaat ttttatgaTGTTTGATAAAGAACATTtagaaaatagttttttagtGGTTCCAGTTGATAGTAGCTGGAAAATTAATtggaatattattgatgagtATAAATTAGGCGACaagaaatttgataatttaaatggtTTATCTTgttcgaaattttttaatgattatattttactattgAGAAACATGCAGCTGCCAATAATACTAGAACGTATTAGTGATATTTTAATTGCTGATGAtttgagaagaaaaataattttagaaactGGTTTGGGTCAGCTTGAAGTTGCCAAATGGCCACCAGTAAAATTATCAAgctcaataaattattcatcagtTATAATCAATGAAAATGCTACAAAATTAGAGAAACACAatgcaagaaaaaattcagattcaaataaatttaaacaaaatatatttaaatgcatGATAAATTCAGATTATCATGGGTTAAGAGGAAAACTATCACTTTCCAATAAAGACATAATAattgcaaaattaaataaatctggTTACTCAGTTAGAGAAGAGCTAACACCACCAATATTAAatgcattaaatataaaatttgataaacgtATTGGTCCAAGTCCAGTTGACATTATGTGTGCATTAACAACAATGCAAGCAAattcattattcaatttagAACGTATTGAAACACTTGGTGATGCATTTCTAAAATACataacaacaatttatttatttgaaaaatataacaatgacaatgaaggtgtattatcaatttataaaagtaaaatagttggtaatcaaaaattattattatgtggagaaaaaaaaggtataccAGGtagaatgaaattttttgtaataaatacaaatgataattttgtaatacCATCATTTTGtgtaccaaaaaaattaaaacagctaatatttgataataatattacaatgaatatattaaatgaaataaaaataccaaaagaAGAACAAATTTATGGtaaaatgacattaaaaacagaaaaattacatgttaataaaataacaaatggtACTGTTAAATTAAATCCATATGAAAAAACTggattagaaaatttaatgggtaaaaaaattgcaaaagaCAAGTGTATTGCTGATTGTGTTGAAGCATTAATTGGTACATATTTGCAAACAATGGGATTAGAAGGTgctaaaaaattgattcaatggtttgaaataattgaccacaatgaaattattgaaaatattatatcaggGAGGTCACCTAATTCAAGAATTAATAATGGTGATCCAATTGATCATTTGAAATCATtgaatttcattgaaaatgttgttggatataaatttaatgattgtgTTTATTTGTTACAAGCATTGACTCATTCATCAAGCACCAGTCATAATATCACAATGGATTATCAAAGACTCGAATTTATTGGTGATgctattattgattttttaataacacttTATATTTTCGATCATTGTGATGATTTAAGTTCTGGTGATATGACTGATCTTAGATCAGCACTTGTCAATAACATAATGTTTGCTTGTTTAACAGTTAAATATGGCTTACATCTTGGAATTTTACatgattcatcaattattCAAGAAGccattgatgaattttataactttcaagctaataaatcatttaacatTGATTATAATCTATTGTCAATCAATTATCAACAtgataatatacatattgGTGAACATATCAATGTTCCAAAAATACTCAGTGATatatttgaatcaataattGGCGCAATTTATCTTGATTgtggtaaaaatttaaatattgtatggGAAATATTATATggtttaatgaaaaatgaaatttgtaaatttaaaaaaaatataccagtACCATCAGTTagatttatcaatgaaaaaccATTGCTAAATCCACAATATacttatttagaaaaattggaTAATGATATTTACATGATTAGACTTGAAATGACAATTGATGAAGaacaaatgtattttaatggTTTTGGTGTTACTAATGCATTTGCTAAAAGTGCTGCTGCTAAATTAGCCAtggattatattattaaaaataacatcaa caCAGCGAAACCTATTATTATTCCTAAAAATTTCGCAATTGGTGCTGGGATTTCATCTTTTCAGACTGAAGGAGCTTGGAATATTGACG ATAAAGGTGAAAGTAATTATGACAGACTTTTAGCAAATGATACACAAAATGGTAAGGTGGCATGtgatttttatcacaaatataaaGAAGATATTCAAATTGCAAAAGACATTGGT tTGAACCACTTTAAAATGTCATTGAGCTGGACACGAATTTTGCCGACTGGATCTATCGACAATATTAGCCAAGCTGGATTACACTTTTATCatgatgttattgatgaaataCGAGCAAATGGAATGGAACCGATCGTAACAATTTATCATTGGGATCATCCTGTTGTTTTCGATGGCTTCAAGTCTTGGTTAGATGAACGAATGATTAATCATTTTGCGGATTATGCGAGAgtcgtttttaaaaattttggttcaaaagtaaaattttgGACAACAATCAACGAGCCAATGATATACTGCACATATATTATCAGTAACCCAGatg acgATAGATTTAAATGTGTATATACAATGTTGATGGCACATGCCAGAGTTTACCACATGTATGATAAAGAATTTCGAGCTGTTCAAAGTGGTGAAATTGGTATTGTAGATGCTTGCATGGGTTACATTCCTGTAGATTCACAAAACCAAGAATGTCAATCAATTGGATTTGATAGAGATTGTGGATTGGT GAATACTTCAGATTACTTGGGTCTCAACTACTATACAGCATATTTATGTCAATTAATACCAAATCCTCTGCCAACAGCAAATGGCTTTTTTaacattgatgaatttttaaatgaaacatGGGAGCAAGAAgatgattcatttattttc aCTGTTCCAGAAGGATTGAGGTTacttttgaataaaatcaaaaaagagTACAATAATCCATTGGTGTATATTTTGGAAAATGGATGTCCAAACAATCAGGGGTTAAATGatgttagaaaaataaattatttgtatttacatATGAAAGAAGTAATCTTGGCTCGAGAAGTTGATGGAtgtaaagttgaaaaatatatggttTGGAGTTTGCTGGATAGTTATGAATGGCTTGGTGGATATAA ACACAAGTTTGGATTAGTCAAGGTAGACTTTAACAGCGTAAATCTTACAAGAACACCACGACTTTCAGCAAAGTGGTTGAAGAAAGTCATAAGAGATCGTGAATTAGTAGAATATCATGATGGAATGGAGCTTTAA
- the LOC122859639 gene encoding myrosinase 1-like — MTAMTAELPTAVHATDTGIKIPENFAIGAGVSAYQVEGAWNVDDKGESNYDRRFANNTQNGTVACDFYHKYKEDIQIAKDIGLKHFRISLSWTRILRTGRLHHISKAGIQFYHNVIDEIRANGMEPIVTIYHWDHPLFFDQFDSWLDEQMINFFADYARVVFQNFGPKVKFWTTINEPNLYCSRILRSRVNASEERKFRCGYTMLKAHAKVYHLYDEEFRASQHGKIGISNACQPAIPADLQSRSCRFTAFDDECGWALNPIFSEKGDWPESIKSLYYGNRKLPSFTPEEIKYIRNTSDYLGLTYYTADLCQNVPNYNWRTNRSLQMSKFKNRTWEQEDGSFVYTAPEGLRLLLNTIKKEYNNPLVYILENGCPNNQGLNDVRKINYLYSHMKEAILAREVDGCNVEKYMVWSFLDSFEWRNGFSKKWGLVQVDFNSANLTRTPRLSAKWLKKVITDRELIEYHDEMEL; from the exons ATGACTGCCATGACTGCCGAATTGCCAACAGCTGTCCA CGCAACGGATACAGGAATCAAAATTCCAGAAAATTTTGCAATTGGTGCTGGGGTTTCTGCTTATCAAGTTGAAGGAGCTTGGAATGTTGAcg ataaaggTGAAAGTAATTATGACAGACGTTTTgcaaataatacacaaaatGGAACTGTAGCATGTGATTTCTATCACAAATATAAAGAAGACATTCAAATTGCAAAAGATATTGGt TTGAAACACTTCCGAATATCATTGAGCTGGACACGAATTTTGCGGACTGGACGTCTTCACCATATTAGCAAAGCTGGAATACAGTTTTATCATaatgttattgatgaaataCGAGCAAATGGAATGGAACCGATCGTAACAATTTATCACTGGGACCATCCTCTTTTCTTTGATCAATTTGACTCTTGGTTGGATGAACAaatgatcaatttttttgcGGATTATGCAAGAGTCGTTTTTCAAAACTTTGGTCCAAAAGTAAAATTTTGGACAACAATTAATGAGCCAAATTTATATTGCTCTCGTATTTTAAGAAGTAGAGTCAATG CTTCAGAAGAAAGAAAGTTTAGATGTGGATATACAATGTTAAAGGCACATGCAAAAGTTTACCACTTGTATGATGAAGAATTTCGAGCTTCTCAACATGGTAAAATTGGTATTTCCAATGCTTGTCAACCTGCTATTCCTGCAGATTTGCAGAGTCGATCGTGTAGATTTACTGCGTTTGATGATGAATGTGGATGGGCATTGAATCCAATATTTTCTGAGAAAGGAGATTGGCCTGAATCTATAAAATCACTTTATTATGGAAATAGGAAGTTGCCATCTTTTACACCTGAAGAAATTAAATACATCAG aaATACTTCTGATTACTTGGGTCTCACCTACTATACAGCGGATTTATGTCAAAACGTACCAAATTACAACTGGAGAACAAATAGGAGTCTTCAAATGTCGAAATTCAAAAACAGAACATGGGAGCAAGAAGATGGTTCATTTGTTTAC actGCTCCAGAAGGATTGAGGTTACTTTTGAATACAATCAAAAAAGAGTACAATAATCCATTGGTGTATATTTTGGAAAATGGATGTCCAAACAATCAGGGGTTAAATGatgttagaaaaataaattatttgtattcaCATATGAAAGAAGCAATCTTGGCTCGAGAAGTTGATGGATGTAacgttgaaaaatatatggttTGGAGTTTTCTGGATAGTTTTGAATGGCGAAATGGATTTAG CAAAAAGTGGGGATTAGTCCAGGTAGATTTTAACAGCGCAAATCTCACAAGAACACCACGACTTTCAGCAAAGTGGTTGAAGAAAGTCATAACAGATCGTGAATTAATAGAATATCATGATGAAATGGAGCTTTGA